The segment GGAAGGTCTGGTGGAGACTTGGAGAAGAAAGACTGCAGTTTGCTGCTGGCTCTCCCAAGTCTCCATGCCCCAAGAATGCTGCACCAGCCCTTACGGTCCTTGACTGCCTTGAATCAGACACCTGCCTCAGGCTGCCACGTTAGATGCGCAAAACTcagttctcatttcttcttttcaacTCGTAGCACTCAGAGAGAAGAATCAAATTGCActctcttgcacacacacatcacGGAAGACTGGATGGACTGTGCGTTCACGTGCGGGATGGACTGCCGAGGGCAGGGCAGGTACCCGTGTCTTCAGGTGTTTGTGAAGCTCACCCATTCGGAGCAGGAAGTGCTCCTACATTACAACGAAGAGGCGCTGCAGATCAATTCCAAGGTAACGGAGACGTTAGGAAGTGTGCCAAGCGCAGCAATTACAGCCAAGAGGCTTGGGCACAGGGATCTTTTCGGGGCAGACTGCCCTCAGCAGGGTGTTTGAGAGGTAAATCTGTTTCTGGCTTGGGACTGTGTGACAGAGGTCAAATGAGGAtaattgaagctaaaagtattcttggaaggaaaatgggaaatctagtCAGGAGGGGGAATTTTTCCAATATCACAAGTTGGAGTCAGCATCTAAAGGCTGAGCCAACAAACAGATTCATTTGTAGGCAGTTCTGCTTCGAGAGGTCCCACTCAGTCTCTGACAAAGATTCTAAAATGCGCTTTCAATTCATTTAAAATCAAGCAAGCcacttttcttatcttttttaaattaaaaaattagccctgtagcactgcactgtccccttgttcatcagtttgttcgagtgggcaccagtaacgtctccattgtgagacttgttactgtttttggcctatcaaatacgccacggggagcttgtcaggctctgccgtgtgggcaggatactctcggtagcttgctgggctctctgagagagacagctgcgtgcaaggaatcgaagccgggtcagctgcatgcaaggcaaatgccctacctgctgtgctatcgctccagtccaaattaaaaaatcttaggCATCATGGTTGACAATACTGATAGGGCTTCATATGTAACACCACACCCTCTCCCACTTCCTCTGCCATCGTCCTGGTGTCCCCACTCAATACCCTCATTCACTCCAGTGGTAAGCTTCCTGCTGAAGTccagttcttggtttctgttgcctttgcttATTTGttattcctcctctttctttctttctttctctttctttctttctttctttctttctttctttctttctttctttctttctttctttctttctttctttctttctttctttcctttctttctttctctttctttctttctttctttctttctctttctttctttctttctttctttctttctttctttctttctttctttctttctttctttctttctttctttctttttctttctttctttcctttttctttctcagtcacacctggtgatgcacaggggtttctcctggctcatgcactcagtaattactcctggcagtgctcgggggaccatatgggatgctggcctcgttcaaggcaaatgtcctactcgctgtgctaccgctccagatCCCTACTTTTTAAAGAGGTATTCAgattgtttcccccccccccaaaaaaaaaaaggctggactagtcaaaTTCCCACTAGCAATAAATGAGGGATCCTTTTTTTCTCCACATcagtgccaacactggttgtttttgttcattttgttcagTGCAATACTGACTAGAATGAGGcgaaatctcattgttgtttacatttgcacttccctgataataagtgccGTTGACCACTTTTTCAGATAACTTTTGGCTAGCTATGTTTCAGGAATGTTCTGTTTATCTGTGTCCCGcactcccattttttgatggagttattttttttcttatgtagtTCTTCCAATATTTTATGCATCTTGGATGTtgaccctttatcagatgagtggtgggaaatatcctttcccactgtgggtgtctttaaaaaatgtttttcatagatgttcacaataatttattacattcaatattccaacaccaatcccaccaccattatactttcccatcaccattatttcgaattttcccaccacccaagcctgctccaaaggcagatactaaataatttattttgtattgcttgttatgaaaaatccactaaaaatgatctaaaaatgtTTACTTAGAGAAAAacgtgtgaaaattgttgtatatctcccttggagccattaagcccctgtatcactaacatgctgttacacATTGAgctaatatctatctatctatctatctatctatctatctatctatctatctatcaagattggttgccttctactttacaccccatcaaatgtggagtGCTACTCATCagacatcagtggtatagagtgtGAGATGTtgtgctccaagaattctaaaactttaaatagggtcatagaactggagttaaatttttaattgaatggtGATTAAGGGGTTGGAAGGCATATCTGCAGTGTTGCTTTCTTCCTATCATTAATTGTGaatctctagatcatggccattaaagAACTTATGTGGTGCCCAGAGGCACTTCCTGGGCAtggctgccaggctcccagaagcacagggagatgggcagAGGGAACCCATCCCCTACTtcgtgagagcctggagatttcagtcacaaaatccgcatACCGGGTTTTTTTCAGCgtattcattctcatgtgtgaggggcTCACCCAAGCCTGTGAAGAGCGGCCATGGGCATGGTGGcaattaggttctggaggtttttggctgccggggctctgttggggcaggacTCTGTTGGAACAGGCTCACCCACCACTCCGAGGTGCCCCCAATGAAGTCAGTTTGGCACAGATGACACATCTCTGcagcgtgttgctctcttccaataTTGTTGTGGGTGTCTTTTTGTTctggtccttgtttcttttgcagtgaggAAGTTTCTTGGTTGATGAAGTCCCACTATATTTGTTTCCATCTGCTTGGTCAATTGCACTGAGTCATTGAAGATAACGTTTAGCTTTGATGCCATAGAGTGTTCTACCTGTGTTTTCCTggatataatttatggatttcgGTCTGATATTGGTCTTtcatccatatttatttgacttttgttaaTGGTATGAGAAAGGAGTTTGCATTAATTCTTTTGGCGGGGGGTCATGTGAACAACACttatcccaacaccatttgttgaagaagttttttttgcttcactttatactttttgctttttcatcAAAGATTAACCATCTATATACCCGTGGATCTCTTTCTGGATCtcagttctgttccattgatctgagatCTGCCTATATTCCAGTATCActggagtttgaagttggggataGAGAAGCCTTTTtcatattaagaaaaaaactctTCAGAGATTATAAGTCTGCTTTTAATGTTACTTAGGTGGTTAACAGGATTCAAAGCTTACATTTACATGCTACCATGAAGTTGAGTTATGAGATCAGCTGCTGTGTTACCCTTTGTTGTCTTCCTTAATCACTTTCATTCAGTGATTTCTACTTTTGAGGCAATAacttttacttacttatttatgttttgtGGACCCGTAATCAGTACTctgggctcctggctctggactagggatcactcctggaggggttgggggaccacatgaagaactggggattgagccatacccactgtactcgcCCATCCACTTGGAGCAATTATTTTGAAAgccctcaaatattttttataagcCAGGGCACTGTATCCAGTGCATAGCAGATAATGGTAATAAATCTCAaccttttccctttattttgggAAGGGTTTTTTGGGTCcactcctggttgtactcagggcttacttctggctctgtgcttcaggatcaCTTCTAGATCAGCTCTGGGGACcaatgcggtgctggggatcacactggggtcagctgtgtgcaaggcaagtgctttaactgctgtcttctctcttttttttaaaaaaaaaaaaaacaaaaaacaaaacacccaccAGCTGAAAGCCCTCTTTTCCCTATTGGTTCTGCCTTGCAGGAATAAAAATTCAGGCCATTCTGAGAGCCAAGGGGTAAAATCTCTGTGCTATATTTCAGGGAAAATTTTCACTCTAAGAAATGAGGCATTGTTCAGACAATGGAGGTAGTGAAATGACATAGCGCTCAATACATTTCATTGAGTGAACAACTGGATTTACCAAGTAGATTGTCCAGTAAGAGATCACAGGCCAGCTCAGGGAGCAGCAGTCCTTTTGAAGCTGGTCACCGCCTCTTCTGGTACATCTGTTGACTAAGAATTCCTTCCCACATCCCCGCGTCGTGCCTGAACTGGCCGTCTCAATCTGGGCGCTCCCGCCAACACTGCCCCTTGAGCGCGGTCACCTCCGAGAGCAGCAGTCCCCGCCAACAGCTTTAGCAGAAGGCAGTTTCAGATGAAAAATTGTGTAAGTGCCTGGGGCCAGGGGCAACGTCCtcatctttcttcctcctccataTTCCCAGTGCTTTTACACTCCTAAGTGCCACCGAGATAGGAATGACTTACTCACCAGCGCTTTGGACATAAAGGAATTCTTCGATCACAAAAACGGGACCCCGTTTCCATGCTTCCACAGTCCGGGCAGCCACGCAGAAGACGTTGTTCTCATGAACAAGTATGACCCCATGATTATCTTCCACTGTGTGTTCTGGCCTTCGCTGACTCTGCTGGGCGGTGCCTTGATTGTTGGCATGGTGAGGTTAACACAGCACCTGTCCCTGCTGTGTGAGAAAtacagctctgcacacaggaatgaggtgggtggccacgcagccTACAGGGAACTGCAGAAACTCAAACCGTGCAGTGCGCGGGGGCGGAAAGGAAGGAGCGGGGAGATGCTGCAATGGTGGCAAGATTAAAGTCTGGTCCTCCAATCCTTAGTCTGACCCTGGGGCGAGGAGCAAGTGATGCCTTGGGCAAATGAGCCACAGAGAGATAATTAACACTAACTGTGATGATTTCTCTTAGGAAAGCACTTTGTTCACTTATTTATCTACTTAGGTTTTGgggcctggtggttctcaggggttactcctggctccgtgcttgggggttgctcccggcagtgttggaggaccacgtggtgctggaaatcaaacctggccCTCGGAAGGTAAAGCAGTACTCAGCCCACGTGGCTGTCTCCCTGGGTCCATGAGAGAACCGTTAAAAACGTCCTCATTTCGTACTCTAGGCTGTGGGTGCCTACACACTCCCTGTCTTTTCTCCAGATTTCATTACATGTGAACCAAGGAAGCGTTTTTTTTTGTTATCACATGGCAGAAGAATCTCAAGGTAGCTGTACTCGAATTCAGCTCCAGCTGGAACTGATAAACAGTAAGGGTATCTAAGCTAGTAGGCAACAAACAACCAGCCTACTCACAGACAATATAAATagaacataaaaacatttctcaaagaaatctgaGATTTCATTAACCACAGAAAGATGGTAATTTGGCAACTTCACAAAATCCGGGTCTCCCATTTTAGTTACAAATTCATGCTAGGGGAAGAGCTTGCCACACAGAAGATTCCAAGTTTAGAGTTATTTGTACTGAAGCTTGCCATCAACcatgtaatttttctttcagcaagtttttcttttttcctgcttAATTAAGCCTCCCATGAGCTCATTTTGTTCTTCCTGCACAATCTagtggggatgggagagagagggctCGGGATGTGCTAAGAAGCAGGTACACTGTCCTGCACAAAATTCACCTCAGTTAATCCACATGGGGGATTAGAAAGTGTAGAAAAGCTCCACTCTGCTTGTCTGTGTTTTAATTACCATGGTTATTAAATAAGATGGTAAGATGTCACAAGCACTTGCTAGGCTAAttacactgtaccactgtcatcccgttgaccatcgatttgctcgagcaggcaccagtaacatctccatttgtcctagccctgagattttagcagcctctctttacttgtctttcccaacagtgctgcactggaggctttcagggtcaggggagtgagacccatcattgttactgtttttgacatatcgaatatgccactcggagcttgccaggctctttacaCTCTTTACAGGCTAATTACACTATGAATGGAAAACTTTGTTCTGAAAACCAAtgtgctttaaattatttttagaagtttAGAAGTTGGGAATACGGCTCAAAGTGGTGGAGCCCCTGCTTAAcatgtatgaagccctgagtttgatcactgacaTCACGTCCCTCTGTGCTCCTGCCCCCCTGCCTAAATCCACagtgcactgccagatgtgactgtGGTGGCTCCTGATTATCACCAGCTTGAGTAGTGCAGTGTTGGTCACCGAGCCATCCTGTTGAATgggtattttattattaaaaaataaatgatcagtCTCGGTGACTTTCATTTAGTGGGTTAGGGTTGGGAGCTGCAGAACGGGCTGGCTGAATATGATAGGCATTTCAAGTCCAGAACacggggctggagacatagtacagtgggtaagacacttgtcttgcacagtcaacctggatttgatcccttaaTCCCACAGGGTCTCatttgaggagtgatccctgagctcagagccaggaggatgccacaggaccaccaggtatagcccccaaatcagaataaattcaattaaataaaggCCAGAACATGCATTTTAGAGAGGTGTGATACATTATTTTGCAGACCAAAGACTTCCTTGTAATAAAGCATGTATTTTTACACACATTAAATCAATTGCAGaatgaatttctgtagttttcttAAAAGAAGGGCATACTTCTACTTTACTTTTTAGTGCGTTTAGCACTATTCTAGcaatcttgtgattttttttttctcctagcaAACTCAAAAGCACTCATTTGGAACTCACAGTGTGAAACAAAGTGTTTCAGTTACTACAGTTTTCCATTCATAGAATGGCTATTTGGCTCCTCTCAGGAAAGACAAACATTATTCTTGGGGAATAAAGTTAATTTGGAACCATGTTAACAAAGTTATTCACACCGTTTGATAAATAAACACAAGTTAAGCGATCATTTGCTGTAAACTGTTTAAAAGCAAAGTCCACATGCCTTACTGGTGAAAGCCCAAATTTACCTTTTGCAAAGATTATGATAATTGAAAAGCTAAACCAGTTTGCTTCCAGCTTGCCTGCACTGTTCAAGTTCTGGTCTTCAATTAACTTGAAAAAGTGTCTAATTCCATATATAAAGCCATTCatacatttatatgcatatttctgCTTAAGATACCAGTTATAAAATCCTTTATGCTTGAAGGAAGTTAATATTTAACTGCATTTCTCTAGTATTCATAGCTCTACTAGGGCAGAAAAACTGGCTTTTCAGGCAGAGTAGTTTGTTTTTCCAATCAACTTTTCTTAATCTTGAGGTAAGAACTCAAATTCAGTTAAAATTTGATTGTTAACAGCAGTTTTTAAGTATCCAAAAGAAATGGTGAACTGTAATGATCACAAATTTTTGCTTAAGATGTAACACACTAAGGACTGCTTGAACACAagtagaattttctttctttctctttttaataaaCAATGTGATGTTATAGACTGCAAAGTTAAAGAAAAGCAGACATTAACAGTTTCTGATGAGCACAAACAGGAAGTGCAGTCACAGGTCCAACTTCTTGCTAGAAACAGCAAGACTGGGGAGGGGGCATAAATTCAGTGACGCTATTATCCCATATTCTTATTACAGTAACACATGCATCTTGATGTGTCGAATACTTTTCTGGGCCgtcattgaaaaaatattttaaagcatttttctcTAACTACTGCAGTATAGCACAAGACTTCAGTtcattgaaaaacaaaatgcaaatagatTTGCTAtaataaaaggggctggaaaGGGTGGTtggagctctttttttttaaaagtccaaatATTTGATGTGTTAGTAATACTCTTTTGTTAGTGCTCTATTCTCCCAAGATATTAAAGTCTTATGTTACAAAAGAACATAttcttttaggtttttatttaaCACAGTTAAGTTTGGGGCCTAGCCTAAATCAGACCAAAGCCGTTACCTGCATTTGAAGTTTTTGGTCCATAACCAAAAACATTCTGGAAACCAGACAGTCAAAAATCTTCAACTACTTTTAAGAACAGAAATTAGATACGATGAGATACGATGAAGGGTTTTTTCTTATGGAATCAATAGTAATTACCACATTTGGAAATTCATACTATAGTGTTCactaaagatatatatatatatatatatttgaagaaataaaaagcagtGAAGATTTTCTGCCTTCTTGCTAATCCACAGTAAGAAGAATCACTTAAAattatcacttaaaaaaatactagCTTTTAGCATAACCACAAAATCACTGTAGCAACAGATTAAATAAGGCTTGGATGAACTAAAATCTTATGGAGTGCATTAAAAACCATTTTTTACTTAACACAACGATTGGAGTCTATGGTTGGCAGTGAAAATCAGTTACCCACCTATGCTAAATGTACCATGAACTGATTTTACTTCCTATCCCCAATTCCTGGCCAATGAAAACTGTTCTATGTAGTTGTGTAAAAGTTGTCAAATACTTTCCTTATGGCTCATTAACTGCCACTTTATGGTAACTACCATGGCTTTAATAGTAAGATATCTAAAGCTAAGCAAAAGAATGGAGCTATACTGAAAAAAAGTGCAAAGCCTTAATCAACTGCAATACTGGAATAAACTAAGCCTCTTTAAAAACTGACCCTAACC is part of the Sorex araneus isolate mSorAra2 chromosome 2, mSorAra2.pri, whole genome shotgun sequence genome and harbors:
- the KCNMB3 gene encoding calcium-activated potassium channel subunit beta-3 isoform X2; the protein is MQPYSIPVQITLQGSRRRQGRTAPPTSARKGVLGPNGDTSEVHPKLPSSAGEDRAMQLGFVMMASSVLMFFLLGTTILKPFVLSTQREESNCTLLHTHITEDWMDCAFTCGMDCRGQGRYPCLQVFVKLTHSEQEVLLHYNEEALQINSKGDVIDCKVKEKQTLTVSDEHKQEVQSQVQLLARNSKTGEGA
- the KCNMB3 gene encoding calcium-activated potassium channel subunit beta-3 isoform X1 encodes the protein MQPYSIPVQITLQGSRRRQGRTAPPTSARKGVLGPNGDTSEVHPKLPSSAGEDRAMQLGFVMMASSVLMFFLLGTTILKPFVLSTQREESNCTLLHTHITEDWMDCAFTCGMDCRGQGRYPCLQVFVKLTHSEQEVLLHYNEEALQINSKCFYTPKCHRDRNDLLTSALDIKEFFDHKNGTPFPCFHSPGSHAEDVVLMNKYDPMIIFHCVFWPSLTLLGGALIVGMVRLTQHLSLLCEKYSSAHRNEVGGHAAYRELQKLKPCSARGRKGRSGEMLQWWQD